From the Aquarana catesbeiana isolate 2022-GZ linkage group LG10, ASM4218655v1, whole genome shotgun sequence genome, the window CCGAGGGTGACCCCACTCTTCACAGACCGCACCCCCCCTCCGAGGGTGACCCCACTCTTCACAGACTGCACCCCCCCTCCGAGGGTGACCCCACTCTTTACAGACCACACCCCCCCCTCCGAGGGTGACCCCACTCTTTACAGACCGCACCCCCCCTCCGAGGGTGACCCCACTCTTCACAGACCGCACCCCCCCTCCGAGGGTGACCCCACTCTTTACAGACCACACCCCCCCTCCGAGGGTGACCCCACTCTTCACAGACCGCACCCTCCCTCCAAGGGTGACCCCACTCTTTACAGACCGCACCCCCCTCCGAGGGTGACCCCACTCTTCACACACCGCCCCCCCCGAGGGTGACCCCACTCTTCACAGACCGCACCCCCCCTCCGAGGGTGACCCCACTCTTCACAGACTGCACCCCCCCTCCGAGGGTGACCCCACTCTTCACAGACCGCACCCCCCCTCCGAGGGTGACCTCACTCTTCACAGACCGCACCCCCCCTCCGAGGGTGACCTCACTCTTCACAAACTGCACCCCCCCTCCGAGGGTGACCCCACTCTTCACAGACCGCACCCCCTCCTCCGAGGGTGACCCCACTCTTCACAGACCGCACCCCTCCTCCGAGGGTGACCCCACTCTTCACAGACCGCACCCCCCCTCCGAGGGTGACCCCACTATTCACAGACCGCACCCCCCCTCCGAGGGTGACCCCACTCTTCACACACCGCCCCCCCGAGGGTGACCCCACTCTTCACAGACCGCACCCCCCCTCCGAGGGTGACCCCACTCTTTACAGACCGCACCCCCCCCCTCCGAGGGTGACCCCCTCTTTACAGACCGCACCCCCCCTCTGAGGGTGACCCCACTCTTCACAGACAGCACCCCTCTTCCGAGGGTGACCCCACTCTTTACAGACTGCACCCCCCCTCCAAGGGTGACCCCACTCTTCACACACCGCACCCCCCCTCCGAGGGTAACCCCACTCTTTACAGACAGCACCCCCCTCCGAGGGTGACCCCACTCTTCACAGACCGCACCCCCCCTCCGAGGGTGACCCCACTCTTCACACACCGCACCCCCCCTCCGAGGGTGACCCCACTTTTCACAGACCGCACCCCTCCTCCGAGGGTGACCCCACTCTTCACAGACCGCACCCCTCCTCCGAGGGTGACCCCACTCTTCACAGACCGCACCCCCCCTCCGAGGGTGACCCCACTCTTCAAAGACCGCACCCCCTCCTCCGAGGGTGACCCCACTCTTCACAGACAGCACCCCCCTTCCGAGGGTGACCCCACTCTTCACAGACCgcacccccccacctcagagggTGACCCCACTCTTCATAGACCGCACTCCTACACACCTTCTGGGGTCGGAACACTCGGCGGCACAcagtaaatattttttgttttagtatacaccATAGcgagggtctccaaaccttctaaagagAGGtctggtttactgtccttcagaatttaggggggcctgactgtgcccagtgggagtaaacaatacccgatcattggtatcagtgggaggaatagtgccccattattggtgtcagtgggaggaatagtgccccatcattggtgtcagtgggaggaatagtgccccatcattggtgtcagtgggaggaatagtgccccatcattggtgttagtgggaggaatagtgtcccatcattggtatcagtggcaggaatagtgtcccatcattggtatcagtgggaggaatagtgccccatcattggtgtcagtgggaggaatagtgtcccatcattggtgtcagtggaaggaatagtgccccatcattggtatcagtgggaggaatagtgccccatcattggtatcagtgggaggaatagtgccccatcattggtgtcagtgggaggaatagtgtcccatcattggtgtcagtggaaggaatagtgccccatcattggtatcagtgggaggaatagtgccccatcattggtatcagtgggaggaatagtgccccatcattggtatcagtgggaggaatagtgtcccatcattggtatcagtgggaggaatagtgtcccatcattggtatcagtgggagaaatagtgccccatcattggtatcagtgggaggaatagtgccccgtcattggtgtcagtgggaggaatatggccccatcattggtgtcagtgggaggaatatggccccatcattggtgtcagtggaaggaatagtgccccatcattggtgtcagtggggggaatagtgccccatcattggtgtcagtgggaggaatagtgccccatcattggtatcagtgggaggaatagtgtcccatcattggtgtcagtgggaggaatagtgccccatcattggtgtcagtgggaggaatagtgtcccatcattggtgtcagtggaaggaatagtgccccatcattggtgtcagtggggggaatagtgccccatcattggtgtcagtggggggaatagtgccccatcattggtgtcagtggggggaatagtgccccatcattggtgtcagtggggggaatagtgccccatcattggtgtcagtgggggggaatagtgccccatcattggtgtcagtgggaggaatagtgccccatcattggtgtcagtgggaggaatagtgccccatcattggtgtcagtgggaggaatagtgccccatcattgatgtcagtgggaggaatagtgccccattattggtgtcagtgggaggaatagtgccccatcattggtgtcagtggggggaatagtgccccattattggtgtcagtggggggaatagtgccccattgttggtgttagtgacaggaataatgcctcaagggccatagtttggagatcactgcactatagggttgtaacagacctgggacacctttgggcactctaaagagaatagtaatgtggcgcacgtagtgcccccctcaccctcctgtcaggccctgttctgagccacattcctgtctgaataaatGTGTCGAGGTTTTatgtggactgaaacccggactgtccaggtgaatccccaCCATGTGACCTCCTTCCCCTTTGTGCCACTGCCCCGCCCCCTGTCTGCTCCACTAGATTCTAGAcatctccgcccccccccctcctcatagaGCGGCCACTCCCTCTGATTTCAGCTTTCAGTCGGTTTGTAGTTACTCAAAATAAAAAGATTTCGGGTTTTCTTTCATTGGAGGAGACTGGTAAGATCACGTGATTGTCCACAACCAATGCAGTGGAAGCTGCTGCTGTGATACTAGGTCACGTGATCACTCACAGCCAATGCGGCGATGCAATAAAAGTGACACCTGctgcccctccccccagtacatagAATGTTCTCCCTGTCTGCAGAGGGATGGGGTCATAGCTGTCCTGTGGCTTCAGTTCGGGGTGTGCGGATCCGGGAGTTCTGAGTTCTTCCAGACTACAGAGGATCAGCATGAGAGCCAGGTACCTGGTATTGTGAGTGGCAGCCTTCGTCTTTCCTCTCAGGATATCATACAATGGTGTGACAGGTGCTCTTAGTCCGTCACCACCACCCTTCACAGTTCTGGCTGCTCTACACCGGTGATGAGAGACATTTGTTTGGTTTCAAATTTGTTCATTTAAGATAATTATTATGTTTCATTCTGTTAGAGAaagatttgttttcagaatttgtttcatataattgaatttgttttgtatattccttATTTTCGAATCAGTTTgaattttgaaatttgaattttggaatacAGCTATACCggttctgttttattcttttctattgtgtcctgttctattattttatttattattctatttGTTTCTGTTCCTTAATTTTCTAATCtgatttattattttctattctgacattttctattctattctattctgttcttttccttaaagtgtttgttaagtctcaaaatttttcaccttaatgcattctatgcattaaggtaaaaaaacttttttgctacagtgccccccccccctccccccccatttgtTCCAGCGCCatgcacaagcccagcagctccagacgctctcatctcattggacagattgatagcagcaggagccattggctgctgtcaatcaaatccagcgatgacacaggagcagggggcggggccgagtccctctgtctatgtcaatagacgcagcagcgggactcgggagcgcgcccgcacgggtgcccccaaggAAAGCAGCTTTTCGTAGGGGCACCGAATGAaggggaggagtcaggagcgccggcggcgcaccccagaagaggaggagcggggctgctctgtgcaaaacacttacacagagcaggtaagtataacatgtttgttatttttatttaaaaaaaaaaaagaaacctttacaatcactttaattttctattctgttttattattttctattctattctattctattctattctattctgttctgttcttttccataattttctattctgttgtattttgttttattattttctattctcgtctattctattctattccgtaTTATTccttaattttctattctattcttttattttctgttttattcttttctattctattagtttctattgttttattctattcttttctattcaattcctTAAGTTCcacttctattctgttttattttattcatcACCCCAAGTAGagatcatcatcttatttcacacctttactgtattttttgctatatgcttccatttcaaattcattttctaaatcaaaaaagttttagttttgtTATAATTTGTTTCGAAGTTGGAAATTTTGATACATCCAAATTGCGAACATTTTGTAAATTTCTATTTGCAACGCAACAAATGTCACAAGTCTACAGGTGATAGGTTTGTTGCTATGGGTTATGAAGGTGATGGATCCTTTAATAGTCACAGATATCGGTGCAGCCGGGACCGAGCGGTGcgagcccctccccccctccacgacTAATTAGTGCAGCCATGCACACTGATTGGCTCTGATTTCCCCCCCGCCGTTCCCGGGCAAGTCTCCCAATTCCCGCAAACTTCAAAGAGAAAATCCCGGAGTGACCTGAGGACAGGAGGGAGCTAATCCGAGGGGACGGGGCGGGCGAGCGGGCAGAGGGGTGGCGGGATCATCAGGGGGTCCCAGAAGGAGGAATGTTGTCCGAAATACTGAAAATTAACAAATATTTCTCTCCTGCAGGTAACAACCAATCACTTCAACAATGAGGATcacatgtctcctcctcctctgcattcaCGGTGAGTGCGACCCGCCAGACCGCCACCATCATGGTACAGCATCCTGtgtgtcgggtgtaattctcggtatctgttcttattctgtatgtatggactctgcacagtactacttctcttgtcctgtatgtcgggtgtaattctcggtatctgttcttattctgtatgtatggactctgcacagtactacttctcttgtcctgtatgtcgggtgtaattctcggtatctgttcttattctgtatgtatggactctgcacagtactacttctcttgtcctgtatggagggtgtaattctcggtatctgttcttattctgtatgtatggactctgcacagtactacttctcttgtcctgtatggagggtgtaattctcggtatctgttcttattctgtatgtatggactctgcacagtactacttctcttgtcctgtatggagggtgtaattctcggtatctgttcttattctgtatgtgtggactctgcacagtactacttttcttgtcctgtatgtcgggtgtaattctcggtatctgttcttattctgtatgtatggactctgcacagtactacttctcttgtcctgtatgtcgggtgtcattctcggtatctgttcttattctgtatgtatggactctgcacagtactacttttcttgtcctgtatgtcgggtgtcattctcggtatctgttcttattctgtatgtatggactctgcacagtactacttctcttgtcctgtatgtcgggtgtaattctcggtatctgttcttattctgtatgtatggactctgcacagtactacttctcttgtcctgtatggagggtgtaattctcggtatctgttcttattctgtatgtatggactctgcacagtactacttctcttgtcctgtatgtcgggtgtaattctcggtatctgttcttattctgtatgtatggactctgcacagtactacttctcttgtcctgtatggagggtgtaattctcggtatctgttcttattctgtatgtgtggactctgcacagtactacttttcttgtcctgtatgtcgggtgtaattctcggtatctgttcttattctgtatgtatggactctgcacagtactacttctcttgtcctgtatgtcgggtgtaattctcggtatctgttcttattctgtatgtgtggactctgcacagtactacttctcttgtcctgtatgtcgggtgtaattctcggtatctgttcttattctgtatgtatggactctgcacagtactacttctcttgtcctgtatgtcggatgtaattctcggtatctgttcttattctgtatgtatggactctgcacagtactacttctcttgtcctgtatgtcgggtgtaattctcggtatctgttcttattctgtatgtatggactctgcacagtactacttctcttgtcctgtatgtcgggtgtaattctcggtatctgttcttattctgtatgtatggactctgcacagtactacttttcttgtcctgtatgtcgggtgtaattctcggtatctgttcttattctgtatgtatggactctgcacagtactacttctcttgtcctgtatgtcgggtgtaattctcggtatctgttcttattttgTAGGGATTTTGGCTCAGAATTATGACGTCCCCCCACATTACGAGTTCTCTACAGGTGAGAAGTAGTCATGTGTATGGTGACATTGCAGACTCTGTGATGTCGTCTCCTCGGCTCATCTCTGTTTTTTTCTCTCCTTACAGAACCTTCGTATTTCTATGAATATGAAGGTAGGTGAGGCGGGCAGTGGGGGTTTGTGGGAAGGATTTGGGGTGGCGCCCTCCGTTCCATGTTGGCGCTCAGGTCCGTCTTGTGTGAGGATGGACTTTCCTCCCGGATTGAGGATTTCAATTTGGTTTTGCAGAACAATCGTTGGGGCAGCAGCAGCCGCAGACGGGTTTCCACGTTTTGACCCAGCCGGACCTCCACCAGGCTCAGGACAACTACGCTCCGCAACAGTTCGTCCCGCAACAGCAGCAGCAGAGCCAGCAGGAGGTCATCCCCGTCCCAACCTTCggtaaatatggaacagcaaatagcAACTGCAAACATTCCCTCTGCCTGGCTGCCAACATGAATTGTGCTGAGTTCCcgtgtctgtacacccgctgtgcccattatgaggggttctcaccatccctgtgctgagttcctgggtctgtacacccgctgtgcccattatgaggggttctcaccatccctgtgctgagttcccgggtctgtacacccgctgtgcccattatgaggggttctcaccatccctgtgctgagttcccgggtctgtacacccgctgtgcccattatgagaggttcccaccatccctgtgctgagttcccgggtctgtacacccgctgtgcccattatgaggggttcccaccatccctgtgctgagttcctgggtctgtacacccgctgtgcccattatgaggggtttcaaccatccctgtgctgagttcccgggtctgtacacccgctgtgcccattatgaggggtttcaaccatccctgtgctgagttctcgggtctgtacacccgctgtgcccattatgaggggtttcaaccatccctgtgctgagttctcaggtctgtacacccgctgtgcccattatgaggggttcccaccatccctgtgctgagttctcaggtctgtacacccgctgtgcccattatgaggggttctcaccatccctgtgctgagttcccgggtctgtacacctgctgtgcccattatgaggagttctcaccatccctgtgctgagttcccgggtctgtacacccgctgtgcccattatgaggggttcccaccatccctgtgctgagttcccgggtctgtacacccgctgtgcccattatgaggggttctcaccatccctgtgctgagttcccgggtctgtacacccgctgtgtccattatgaggggttcccaccatccctgtgctgagttcccgggtctgtacacccgctgtgcccattatgaggggttctcaccatccctgtgctgagttcccgggtctgtacacccgctgtgcccattatgaggggttctcaccatccctgtgctgagttctcgggtctgtacacccgctgtgcccattatgaggggttcccaccatccctgtgctgagttcttgggtctgtacacccgctgtgcccattatgaggggttcccaccatccctgtgctgagttcccgggtctgtacacccgctgtgcccattatgaggggttcccaccatccctgtgctgagttcccaggtctgtacaccggctgtgcccattatgaggggttcccaccatccctgtgctgagttccggggtctgtacacccgctgtgcccattatgaggggttctcaccatccctgtgctgagttccggggtctgtacacctgctgtgcccattatgaggggttcccaccatccctgtgctgagttcccgggtctgtacacccgctgtgcccattatgaggggttctcaccatccctgtgctgagttcccgggtctgtacacccgctgtgcccattatgaggggttttcaCCATCCTGGCAAGTCCGGGGTTCGATGCACCTTGGCACTGTGACTCAGATTTCTGTTTATATGGTGATATCTGCCGTCACATTTTAATCTTTTTCTCTTGTCTTGCAGATACGGATCAGACAGAACCCACGGAGCCCGGCCCCTTAGGTGAGTAATTCCCACAATATCAGGTGAGACGGGTTCCGATTGGCTGCACACATCTGAGTGTCAGTAGGAATCCAGCAATCAATAGGGAGACTGATAATATAGTAATGGTGGAAAGAGAAACACAGAATGAGCAGGCTGCATGGACTATAGTTTATAGAGTGGTAGAATATTGTTGGATATGGAATATGGGATTGGTcaatctccccccttcccccccatgtATGTTCATGTTTGGTCCATCGGGGGGTGCTGTGGAGCTGGGTGGTGTTTCTTGTCACATGATTGGTGGGTGTTATGGCTCTACAGATACAATGTAACCTCATGTGTGCCCGTCCTCCCTTGCAGATTGCCGTGAAGAGCAGTACCCATGTACCCGCCTGTACTCCGTACACAAACCCTGCAAGCAGTGCCTGCAAGGGATCTGCCTGTACAGGTAAGTGACTTTCTGGAAACTGATcggccccttgggggggggggggggggacttaggaaatgcttcctcctgcctgcagcagactgatgacatcatctcagcctaggcacagtCACTGATTGGAGACCAAGGATGACTTtataatgataaaaggtggagctttacAGAACCGCGAtcctgtatattgtgacatgtcagggatTTATTTCTTATATCTGATCTCCGGGATGATAAATCCATCGGTCACATGGATTGTTCCGGAATCTCGGGGTgatttgtgtatttcctccagatctgtgcagtcatccagCGTGAGactttctgtaataaagaccgcccactgctgatctctctccttgtgcaggatgactggtcttgtctccaccccctcctgtagttttctgtagtgggtggagcctgctgggcccctccctctgctctctctccttgtgcagggtgactggtcttgtctccaccccctcctgtagttttctgtagtgggtggagcctgctgggcccctcccacagctctgctctctctctccttgtgcagggtgactggtcttgtctccaccccctcctgtagttttctgtaatgggtggagcctgctgggcccctcccacaggttTGCTCCCTCTGGTTGTGCAGGGGGactgtcttgtctccgccccctactttagttttctgtagtgggtggagcctgttgaacccctcccacggctctgctctctctccttgtgcagggtgacctgtcttgtctccgcccccctcctgtagtgggtggagcctgtcaggcccctcccacagctctgaacAGGCTAtgtacagtgatgatgtcactgcgacgtttacaaggtaatatctgggtgtGTAAAGGCATGTGGCACACACCGAGTACATTTAgaacctttgtggctattgagggatATATTTAAATGACATTATTTGTGCCCGCAGTTTCGGGTTTATCAATAATGATGACGTCTTCCCTCCTCTGACTCCAGACACTGATCTGCTGCTTTCTCTTTTGCAGTCTGCGGCGCATGTATGTAATAAACAAGGAGATCTGTACCCGCCTGGTGTGCCAACACGACGAGCTACTGCGAGGTGAGTGCGTAAAACTGGGGTCAGGGGGCGGGGCTTCATTTCTGGGTGCAGGAAGGCAGGGcagccaatcgggggggggggggggggggatggggctcATTGCTGGTCTCTGAACTGCGCTATTCATTAAGAACATTGATGGGTAACAGAGCTGTGTATACTGACCTCtttggttgggggaggggggggggctgggttgggttgggttgggaaggggggggggggctgggttgggttgggaaggggggggggggctgggttgggttgggaaaggaaggggggggggctgggttgggaaggggggggggggctgggttgggaagggggggggaggggctgggttgggttgggaagggggggggctgggttgggttgggaaggggggggggggggctgggttgggTTGTGCTCTTTATAGAGACCCTGTCACCATTTTTAGGGAAAAGCACAAAATATTGAATATTTGAAATGCTAATTTTTCTTTTCCTTAATGATTCTTCATGTGAATGCAATGTGCCCCGATTTCAGTATGATGAAAATTCGACTTCTCCTGGAGAGCCAATCCCTAGCATAGGCCCCTCCCTACTTGCCCCCTctcctgggagtgtctaattattctctgtgctggcccagctgctctgccccctcccctccctatGGGGTCTCCACCCTCCCAACTCTCAAACTGTCTGCTGAAATGGAAAATATCACCTGCGCTAGGAGAGGaatgtatacagtgtgtgtatatgtatatgtatatatatatatatatatatatatatatatatatatatatatatatttctcagggAGCTGCTGTTGTACTAGTGCCCTCTAGTGGCACATTCTGAGATAATAATTAAAGTATAgctgaaggcaatttttttttttccgttttggacAGAGTACAAAAGGATTAGAACCCATCAGACTTTATTGCTGTCTGACCCGCCCCCATGGTGGGTGAAGTcaccctctctacttgtcctgattaccattaccattgaaataaaagtaaaaaaaaaaaaaatcccaaattttgtgttgtccccagaaaagtaatagaggagaaatctcccccccccccccccccccaaggaattcccttaatttgcagtgatttcctctcacttcctgtttggctatgggacaggaagttaagggaaatctctgcaatgggacacaaatggcgaaAATAAAATCtgacgggggttataaccctcccttaggctctgtttccactactgcaacctccaaagtcgcgcgatttacagagCAATTCTGCAatgcgatttgtgatgcgatgCGACCGGTGAaagccatgtgagaacaagtcgcaccgatgtcgggaacaaagtagtgcaaaaacctttttttggagtcgctgcgacttgattAGAACGGGAACCATTGAAATACATgaattttgacttgtcatgtgacttcatatgtgtcaagtcgcacaacaactcgcagtagtggaaacggagccttagggttactccatccaaaatgtaaaaaaaaaaaaagtttggcctctagttctactttaataattcCAGCACTTCTAAAGTGTGAAACAATTCAtactaaggctaagttcacactggagTTGGAAGCAGGCGTTGGGGGGCATTTTTAATAGGACCTTTTGGACCTCTTAAATAATTAAGAGTTTTCATCCAAATGGGGTGATGGACACCTAATCGCCAATACTGATTTATGGCTCTAGAGTTGCACTTTACTCACAGGAAGAATTTGCAGACTTTTAGAGACTGATGTCTCCATACAAAAAGATCTGAagaaatgaatgggggaggggcaactacatggcaaatgaggttcaatgtagaaaaatgtaaaataatgcatttgggtggtaaaaatctgaatacaatctatagactggggggagaacctctgggggaatctaggatggaaaaggacctgggggtcctagtagatgataggctcagcaatgacatgcaatgccaagctgctgctaacaaagcaaacagaatattggcattaaaaagggggatcaactccagagataaaacgataattctcccgctctacaagactctggtccggccgcacctggagtatgctgtccagttctgggcaccagtcctcaggaaggatgtactggaaatggagcgagtacaaagaagggcaacaaagctaataaagggtctggaggatcttagttatgaggaaaggttgtgagctctgaacttattctctctggagaagagacgcttgagaggggatatgatttcattgtataaataccggactggtgaccccacaatatacaaataccggactggtgaccccacaatatacaaataccggactggtgaccccacaatatacaaatactgtactggtgaccccacaatatacaaataccggactggtgaccccacaatatataaataccagactggtgaccccacaatatacaaataccggactggtgaccccacaatatataaataccggactggtgaccccacaatatataaatactggactggtgaccccacaatatacaaataccggactggtgaccccacaatatataaataccggactggtgaccccacaatatataaataccggactggtgaccccacaatatacaaataccagactggtgaccccacaatatacaaataccagactggtgaccccacaatatacaaataccggactggtgaccccacaatatacaaataccggactggtgaccccacaatatacaaataccggactggtgaccccac encodes:
- the MFAP2 gene encoding microfibrillar-associated protein 2; amino-acid sequence: MRITCLLLLCIHGILAQNYDVPPHYEFSTEPSYFYEYEEQSLGQQQPQTGFHVLTQPDLHQAQDNYAPQQFVPQQQQQSQQEVIPVPTFDTDQTEPTEPGPLDCREEQYPCTRLYSVHKPCKQCLQGICLYSLRRMYVINKEICTRLVCQHDELLRADFCRDKFSRCPVFAASGNCQSMGSQCSKSCGSC